Proteins from one Geomonas agri genomic window:
- the argH gene encoding argininosuccinate lyase has product MSKDKLWGGRFTQPTDKFVEEFTASINFDKRLYHQDIRGSIAHATMLGKQGIIPVKDVEEIVHGLREILDKIEAGEFDFSVSLEDIHMNIEARLSEKIGDAGKRLHTGRSRNDQVALDIRLYLRDELVEISAYIDLLIDALIYQAEQNLGVMMPGFTHLQTAQPILFSHHMMAYHEMLKRDKGRMEDCLKRTNVLPLGAGALAGTTFPIDREYVAELLDFPEVTRNSLDSVSDRDFAIEFCAASSILMMHLSRFAEELILWSTSEFKFVDLSDSFCTGSSIMPQKKNPDVPELVRGKTGRVYGNLMALLTLMKSLPLAYNKDMQEDKEPLFDTIDTVKGSLKIFADMVREMKVNEARMKTAAAAGFSTATDVADYLVRKGIPFRDAHEIVGKAVRYCIENEMDIPELSLAEWQIFSPRIEDDIFGSITLEASVNARRATGGTALECVKAEIARAKEGR; this is encoded by the coding sequence ATGTCCAAAGACAAACTGTGGGGTGGCCGTTTCACCCAGCCCACCGACAAGTTCGTAGAAGAGTTCACCGCCTCCATCAACTTCGACAAGCGCCTGTACCACCAGGACATCCGCGGGTCCATCGCCCACGCCACCATGCTGGGCAAGCAGGGGATCATCCCGGTTAAGGACGTAGAGGAGATCGTGCACGGCCTCAGGGAAATCCTGGACAAGATCGAGGCAGGCGAGTTCGACTTCTCGGTCTCCCTGGAAGACATCCACATGAACATCGAGGCGCGCCTCTCCGAGAAGATTGGCGACGCGGGCAAGAGGCTCCACACCGGCCGCTCCCGTAACGACCAGGTGGCGCTCGACATCCGGCTCTACCTCCGGGACGAACTGGTGGAGATCTCCGCCTACATCGACCTTTTGATCGACGCCCTCATCTACCAGGCGGAGCAGAACCTCGGCGTCATGATGCCGGGCTTCACCCACCTGCAGACCGCGCAGCCCATCCTCTTCTCGCACCACATGATGGCCTACCACGAGATGCTCAAGCGCGACAAGGGGCGCATGGAAGACTGCCTGAAGCGCACCAACGTGCTGCCGCTGGGCGCCGGCGCGCTGGCCGGGACCACCTTCCCCATCGACCGCGAGTACGTGGCGGAACTGCTCGACTTCCCCGAGGTGACCAGGAACTCGCTCGACTCGGTTTCCGACCGTGACTTCGCCATCGAGTTCTGCGCGGCATCCTCCATCCTGATGATGCACCTGTCCCGCTTCGCCGAGGAACTGATCCTCTGGTCCACCAGCGAGTTCAAGTTCGTCGACCTCTCCGACTCCTTCTGCACCGGCTCCTCCATCATGCCGCAGAAGAAGAACCCGGACGTCCCGGAGCTGGTCCGCGGCAAGACCGGCCGCGTCTACGGCAACCTGATGGCGCTCCTCACCCTGATGAAGTCGCTCCCCCTGGCCTACAACAAGGACATGCAGGAGGACAAGGAGCCGCTGTTCGACACCATCGACACCGTCAAAGGGTCGCTCAAGATCTTCGCGGACATGGTGCGCGAGATGAAGGTGAACGAGGCGCGCATGAAGACCGCAGCCGCTGCCGGCTTCTCCACCGCGACCGACGTGGCCGACTACCTGGTGAGAAAGGGGATCCCGTTCCGCGACGCCCACGAAATCGTCGGCAAGGCAGTGCGCTACTGCATCGAGAACGAGATGGACATCCCGGAACTGTCCCTGGCGGAGTGGCAGATCTTCTCGCCGCGCATCGAGGATGACATCTTCGGCTCCATCACCCTGGAGGCTTCGGTCAACGCACGCCGCGCGACCGGCGGCACCGCGCTCGAGTGTGTCAAGGCCGAGATCGCCCGCGCCAAGGAAGGGCGGTAA
- a CDS encoding fibronectin type III domain-containing protein, which translates to MTAVRGFLPALFLAAALTLSSGCAKKGQLIPPEALVPAPIGSLAVAQKGAEFQVSWSGPGRLEKGGKLEDLSGFLLYRRNVLPPAQDCEECPSAYKQLTLVDLDLPKAVRQVGGLWIYDDFDLRKGQAYQYKVRSFTKSGAQSKDSNKVRRTAVTPPLPPVLEAAGSPNEVTLNFVGLPPEQGVAAGYNLYRSKKGEPLPLAPLNKAPLTGNTYQDKDVILGITYNYAVTSVATVDGQTVESAPSNVTETGLVLPD; encoded by the coding sequence ATGACGGCCGTTCGCGGATTCCTGCCGGCCCTGTTCCTGGCCGCCGCGCTTACCCTCAGCTCCGGCTGCGCCAAGAAAGGGCAGCTGATCCCGCCCGAGGCGCTGGTCCCGGCGCCGATCGGCTCGCTGGCCGTGGCACAAAAGGGGGCTGAATTCCAGGTGAGCTGGAGCGGACCGGGCAGGCTGGAAAAGGGTGGCAAGCTGGAGGATCTTTCCGGCTTCCTGCTCTACCGGCGCAACGTGCTCCCTCCGGCGCAGGACTGCGAAGAATGCCCCAGTGCCTACAAGCAGCTGACGCTGGTCGACCTCGACCTCCCCAAAGCGGTGCGCCAGGTGGGCGGCCTCTGGATCTACGACGACTTCGATCTGAGAAAGGGGCAGGCCTACCAGTACAAGGTGCGCTCATTCACCAAGAGCGGCGCGCAGAGCAAGGACTCCAACAAGGTGCGGCGCACGGCGGTCACCCCTCCCCTCCCGCCGGTACTGGAGGCAGCGGGCTCGCCCAACGAGGTGACCTTGAATTTCGTGGGGCTCCCCCCGGAGCAGGGCGTGGCGGCCGGATACAACCTGTACCGGAGCAAAAAGGGTGAGCCTTTGCCGCTCGCCCCGCTCAACAAGGCGCCGCTGACCGGCAACACCTACCAGGACAAGGACGTCATCCTCGGGATCACCTACAACTACGCCGTGACCAGCGTCGCCACCGTCGACGGCCAGACCGTCGAGAGCGCCCCGTCCAACGTCACCGAAACGGGGCTGGTGCTTCCGGACTAG
- the gatC gene encoding Asp-tRNA(Asn)/Glu-tRNA(Gln) amidotransferase subunit GatC: MKITRSEVEHVARLARLELSDSELDTFTGQMDGILAYVEKLNALDTEGIVPTSHAVPMENAFRPDQPADSIGVEAALANAPLRAESFFRVPKVIE, encoded by the coding sequence ATGAAGATCACGAGAAGTGAGGTGGAGCACGTAGCCAGGCTGGCGCGGTTGGAACTTTCCGACAGCGAGCTGGACACCTTCACCGGACAGATGGACGGCATCCTCGCCTACGTGGAGAAACTGAACGCACTGGATACCGAGGGGATTGTACCGACCTCGCACGCGGTGCCGATGGAGAACGCCTTCCGCCCCGACCAGCCCGCCGATTCCATCGGCGTGGAAGCGGCCCTCGCCAACGCGCCGCTGCGCGCGGAAAGCTTTTTCAGGGTGCCCAAGGTCATAGAATAG
- the gatA gene encoding Asp-tRNA(Asn)/Glu-tRNA(Gln) amidotransferase subunit GatA yields the protein MEIFDLTIHELHEKLKAKEVSSVEATRAMLERIEAVDGQVNAYITVTPEQALVEAEAADKRIAAGDIAPLTGIPVGLKDIFITKGIRTTCGSRILENFVPPYDGTAVAKLKEQGAVIVGKLNQDEFAMGSSNESSYFGPVKNPWNLECTPGGSSGGSAAAIAARTATATLGTDTGGSIRQPASHCSCVGLKPTYGRVSRYGVIAYASSLDQVGPLTRDVTDAALLLGAVAGYDPKDSTSVNTPVPDYVAGLATGVKGLKIGLPKQYFIEGLDPDVKRAMDEAIALYKSLGAELREVSLPHTEYAVATYYLIATAEASSNLARYDGVRFGHRAEDVRGLKEMFAKTRAEGFGSEVKRRIMLGTYALSSGYYDAYYVKAQKVRTLIMQDFLNAFNEVDVLLTPIAPTPPFKIGEKLADPLQMYLSDIFTIPVNLAGTCGISIPAGFSAGGLPIGLQLIGKPFGEATVLSTAYAFERETQWHLKKAPL from the coding sequence ATGGAAATTTTCGACCTTACCATACACGAGCTGCACGAGAAGCTTAAGGCGAAGGAGGTCTCCTCCGTCGAGGCGACCCGCGCCATGCTGGAGCGCATCGAGGCGGTGGACGGCCAGGTGAACGCCTACATCACCGTCACCCCCGAGCAGGCGCTGGTCGAGGCGGAAGCCGCCGACAAGCGCATCGCCGCCGGCGACATCGCGCCCCTCACCGGCATCCCCGTCGGCCTGAAGGACATCTTCATCACCAAGGGCATCCGTACCACCTGCGGCTCCCGCATCCTGGAAAACTTCGTCCCCCCCTACGACGGCACCGCGGTCGCCAAGCTCAAGGAGCAGGGCGCGGTCATCGTGGGCAAGCTGAACCAAGACGAGTTTGCCATGGGTAGCTCCAACGAGTCCTCCTACTTCGGCCCGGTGAAGAACCCCTGGAACCTCGAGTGCACCCCGGGCGGATCTTCCGGCGGTTCGGCCGCCGCCATCGCTGCGCGCACCGCGACCGCGACCTTGGGCACCGACACTGGCGGCTCCATCCGCCAGCCCGCGTCGCACTGCTCCTGCGTCGGTCTCAAGCCGACCTACGGCAGGGTTTCCCGCTACGGCGTGATCGCCTACGCCTCGTCGCTGGACCAGGTCGGCCCGCTCACCCGTGACGTCACCGATGCAGCACTCCTCCTGGGTGCCGTGGCCGGGTACGACCCGAAAGACTCCACCTCGGTCAACACCCCCGTCCCCGACTACGTTGCCGGCCTTGCCACGGGCGTCAAGGGGCTGAAGATCGGTCTCCCCAAGCAGTACTTCATCGAGGGGCTCGACCCGGACGTGAAGCGGGCCATGGACGAGGCGATCGCCCTGTACAAGAGCCTGGGCGCCGAACTGCGCGAGGTGAGCCTGCCGCACACCGAGTACGCCGTGGCCACCTACTACCTGATCGCCACCGCCGAAGCCTCCTCCAACCTGGCCCGCTACGACGGCGTCCGTTTCGGCCACCGCGCCGAGGATGTCCGGGGCCTGAAGGAGATGTTCGCCAAGACCCGCGCCGAAGGCTTTGGGTCCGAGGTGAAGAGAAGGATCATGCTGGGCACCTACGCCCTCTCCTCCGGCTACTACGACGCCTACTACGTCAAGGCCCAGAAGGTCAGGACCCTGATCATGCAGGACTTCCTGAATGCCTTCAACGAAGTGGACGTGCTGCTGACCCCGATCGCGCCGACGCCCCCCTTCAAGATCGGCGAGAAGCTAGCCGACCCGCTGCAGATGTACCTATCCGACATCTTCACCATTCCGGTGAACCTGGCCGGCACCTGCGGCATCAGCATCCCGGCCGGGTTCAGCGCGGGGGGGCTCCCGATCGGGCTGCAGCTGATCGGCAAGCCCTTCGGCGAAGCGACCGTCCTCTCCACCGCCTACGCGTTCGAGAGGGAGACCCAGTGGCATCTGAAGAAGGCGCCGCTGTAA
- the gatB gene encoding Asp-tRNA(Asn)/Glu-tRNA(Gln) amidotransferase subunit GatB, protein MKYQVVIGLEVHTQLTTNTKIFCGCSTRFGAEPNSQTCPVCLGFPGALPVLNKQVVENAILAGLATNCSITQRNVFARKNYFYPDLPKGYQISQFDLPICQHGHLDIEVDGETKRIGITRIHMEEDAGKLVHADIPGVDDSCVDLNRACTPLLEIVSEPDMRSPDEAIAYLKKLHQIVMYLGICDGNLEEGSFRCDANVSLMPVGSTVFGTRAELKNINSFKFIKQAIEYEIERQAEILDDGGKVIQETRLFDPNTGTTRSMRGKEEAHDYRYFPDPDLVPVLIPDQWIEDVRATLPELPEAKRARYVAELGLPEYDAEVLVSSRELAAYYEETVALFPQAKTVSNWVMGEVSRALNEDNNRSITDCAVTPALLADLLKLMEKGTISGKIAKTVFDEMYKTGKAPEKIVEEKGLVQVSDTGAIEAMVDEVLKNNPAQVEQYRGGKETVFGFFVGQVMRASKGKANPAVVNELLLKKLNG, encoded by the coding sequence ATGAAATATCAGGTTGTCATCGGGCTTGAGGTGCACACCCAGCTCACCACCAACACCAAGATCTTCTGCGGCTGCTCGACCCGCTTCGGCGCGGAGCCGAACTCCCAGACCTGCCCGGTCTGCCTCGGCTTCCCCGGTGCACTGCCGGTCCTCAACAAGCAGGTGGTGGAAAACGCCATTCTCGCGGGCCTCGCCACCAACTGCTCCATCACCCAGAGAAACGTGTTCGCCCGCAAGAACTACTTCTACCCGGACCTCCCCAAGGGGTACCAGATCAGCCAATTCGACCTTCCCATCTGCCAGCACGGCCACCTGGACATCGAGGTTGACGGCGAAACCAAGCGGATCGGCATCACCCGCATCCACATGGAGGAGGACGCCGGCAAACTGGTGCACGCCGACATCCCCGGGGTGGACGATTCCTGCGTCGACCTGAACCGCGCCTGCACGCCGCTTCTCGAGATCGTCTCCGAGCCGGACATGCGTTCGCCGGACGAGGCCATTGCCTACCTGAAGAAGCTGCACCAGATCGTCATGTACCTCGGCATCTGCGACGGCAACCTCGAGGAGGGGAGCTTCCGCTGCGACGCCAACGTCTCACTGATGCCGGTCGGCTCGACCGTCTTCGGCACCCGCGCTGAACTGAAGAACATCAACTCCTTCAAGTTCATCAAGCAGGCCATCGAGTACGAGATCGAGCGCCAGGCGGAGATCCTCGACGACGGCGGCAAGGTGATCCAGGAAACCCGTCTCTTCGACCCGAACACCGGCACCACCCGCTCCATGCGCGGCAAGGAAGAGGCCCACGACTACCGCTACTTCCCGGACCCGGACCTCGTTCCGGTGCTGATCCCGGACCAGTGGATCGAGGACGTGCGCGCCACCCTGCCGGAACTGCCGGAGGCTAAGCGCGCCCGCTACGTCGCAGAGCTGGGCCTGCCCGAGTACGACGCCGAGGTACTGGTGTCCAGCCGCGAGTTGGCTGCCTACTACGAGGAGACCGTCGCCCTGTTCCCGCAGGCGAAGACGGTGTCCAACTGGGTCATGGGCGAAGTCTCCCGTGCGCTCAACGAAGACAACAACCGCTCCATCACCGACTGCGCTGTGACGCCGGCACTCTTGGCCGACCTGTTGAAGCTGATGGAGAAAGGGACCATCTCCGGCAAGATCGCCAAGACCGTCTTCGACGAGATGTACAAGACCGGCAAGGCACCGGAGAAGATCGTCGAGGAGAAGGGGCTGGTGCAGGTTTCCGACACCGGCGCCATCGAAGCGATGGTGGACGAAGTGCTCAAGAACAACCCGGCCCAGGTCGAACAGTACCGTGGCGGCAAGGAAACCGTCTTCGGCTTCTTCGTCGGTCAGGTGATGCGCGCTTCCAAGGGCAAGGCCAACCCCGCCGTGGTCAACGAGCTGCTGCTGAAAAAGCTTAACGGCTAA
- the mtnA gene encoding S-methyl-5-thioribose-1-phosphate isomerase — MSFRTIEWRDNKVIMIDQTRLPAEEVYNEYTDFQGVAEAIRGMVVRGAPAIGIAAAMGVALGAREIIADSFDTFYRQLENVCDVLGRTRPTAVNLFWGLERMKRVALQHKELDLHSIREILKAEAISVEAEDLAICKEIGRHGAALVKEGASILTHCNAGGLATAGYGTALGVIRGAHEAGKNIRVFADETRPWLQGARLTAWELMKDSIPVTLISDNMAGWLMKSGQIDFCVVGADRIAANGDTANKIGTYSVAVLAKENRIPFYVAAPISTLDLKLANGDQIPIEERNSEEVTKVQGVSIAPEGVKVRNPAFDVTPARYITGIITEKGVVRGDYERELKALVGL, encoded by the coding sequence ATGTCCTTCAGAACCATAGAGTGGCGCGACAACAAGGTGATCATGATAGACCAGACCCGGCTCCCCGCCGAGGAAGTCTACAACGAATACACGGACTTCCAGGGGGTCGCCGAGGCGATCCGCGGCATGGTGGTCCGGGGCGCTCCCGCCATCGGCATCGCCGCCGCCATGGGGGTCGCGCTGGGCGCTCGCGAGATCATCGCGGACAGCTTCGACACCTTCTACCGTCAGCTCGAGAACGTCTGCGACGTGCTCGGCCGCACCCGCCCCACCGCGGTCAACCTGTTCTGGGGACTGGAGCGCATGAAGCGCGTCGCGCTGCAGCACAAGGAACTCGACCTCCACTCCATCCGTGAAATCCTCAAAGCCGAGGCGATCAGCGTCGAGGCCGAAGACCTCGCCATCTGCAAGGAAATCGGCCGCCACGGCGCCGCCTTGGTCAAAGAGGGGGCCTCCATCCTGACCCACTGCAATGCGGGGGGCCTCGCCACCGCCGGCTACGGCACCGCGCTGGGCGTCATCCGTGGCGCGCACGAGGCGGGCAAAAACATCCGGGTCTTCGCCGACGAAACCCGCCCCTGGCTCCAGGGCGCACGCCTCACCGCCTGGGAGCTGATGAAGGACTCGATCCCGGTCACCCTCATCTCCGACAACATGGCCGGCTGGCTCATGAAGAGTGGGCAGATCGACTTCTGCGTGGTCGGCGCCGACCGCATCGCCGCCAACGGTGACACAGCCAACAAGATCGGCACCTACTCAGTCGCCGTCCTGGCCAAGGAGAACCGGATCCCGTTCTACGTGGCCGCACCGATCTCGACCCTGGACCTGAAGCTCGCCAACGGCGACCAGATCCCCATCGAGGAGCGCAACTCCGAAGAGGTCACCAAGGTGCAGGGCGTCAGCATCGCACCGGAAGGGGTCAAGGTGAGAAACCCCGCCTTCGACGTCACCCCCGCCCGCTACATCACCGGCATCATTACCGAAAAAGGGGTGGTGCGCGGTGACTACGAGAGGGAGCTTAAGGCACTGGTCGGGCTATGA